In the genome of Paraburkholderia caribensis, the window GACTACTCGACATGACAATCCTCGTGAATGAAAAAATTCCGGCTCAATTCGAGCCGCGAGCACGCGCGAGACGCATCACCGCGGCCGCGTCCTGTTCGGTCTCGAACTTCCATAATCTGTCGATCAACGCTTGCGCATCGACGCCCGAGCGTGAATGCGCGGCCAGTCGATGCAGTTTGTCCGCGAGTTCGACGTTCGCGAGCGGCGCGGCCAGACTGCCGCGCGCCGCATGCACGCGATGCGCGATGCGCTCGCCCGAACGCAGAATGATCGTCACCTGTGCAGATTCGACGGGCCACGACGGGTCGTCGATGAAACGCAGACGCTTTCCCGCCTCGTGTAGCGACGCGTCGGCGACGGCCGCATCGCTGAATTCATCGAGGCCAGCCTTGCCGCGCGACAACACCACGGCCACCGCATGCTGCGCGCTGACCTGCGATTCGCGGCCCGTGCGCACGCCTGGCCGGTCGGTGCGCTCGCGCAGCAGCGGATGCCCCGTCAGTTCGATCTGTTCGATATCGCCGAGCGACCAGCGCGCGTCGCGCCGCAAATCGAGGCACGCTTCGATCACCGGGTTCAGCACGACGCCGCACGGATACGGCTTATACGTGTTCTTCAGCAGTTCCCACTCGTGCCCGAGTTCACGCGTCAGCGCGCTCCATGACGGTTGCGACGCCGTCACGCGCAGAAAGCCGCGCTCGCCTTCGAGCGGCGCGTCTGGGCCTGAAAAGCCATCTTCTGCCAGCAGTGCCGACAGCAATCCGTTGCGCGCCGCATTGCCGACGCTGATGCTCTTCGACATCGTGCCGAGCGTTTCGACCAGTCCGCCCGTTTGCACCGATGCGTTACCGAGCGCCCATGCAATGTGTTGCTCATCGAGTTCGAGCGCCTTCGCCACGGCGGCAGCCGCGCCGAACACGCCGCATGTCGACGTGATGTGCCAGCCGCGCTGATAGTGCTCCGGCGACACCGCATTGCCGATGCGGCATTCCACTTCGACGCCGAGCACGAACGCGAGCAGCAGCGCTTCGCCGCTCATCGCATGCGATTCGGCAAGCGCGAACAGCGCCGCCGCGACGGGCGCAGTCGGATGAATGATGGTGGGGATATGCGTGTCGTCGAAGTCGTAGACATTCGCGCTCATCGCGTTGAGCGCGGCTGCGTTCAGCATGTCCGTGCGCTCGCTGCGTCCTGCGATGCTCGCGTTTTCATCGGCGCGAAAACGCTGATAGACGTTGACGGCCTTATCGACTGTCGGATCGTGCGAGCCTGCCAGCGCGACCGCGAAGTAATTGACGAGCGAGCGTTTCGCTTCGTTGCGCACGTTAGCGGGCAAGTCGCGCCACAGCGTGTCCGCGACGAAGCGCGCCAGCGTGCGGGTCAACGTGCCGCTGCGCAATGCGTCGGCGTCGATGGAATCAGCCTGCAAGCCAGCCTCCTTCTATCGGCATCATCGCACCCGTGATCTGGCTCGCTGCCGGTCCGCACAGAAACACGACCATCTCGCCGACATGCGCGGCTTCGACCAGTTCGCCCGTCGGCTGCTTGCCCTTGAGGAACTCGCGCACGGCATCGCTGCGATTCAGCCCGCTCTCGTCCATCAACGCGTTGATGCGTCCGTCGATGTTCGGCGTCAGCACCGAGCCCGGACAGATCGCATTGCACGTGATGCCCTGGTTCAGCGTCTCGATGGCCACCGAGCGTGACAGCCCAAGCAGCGCCGTCTTGGTCGTCAC includes:
- a CDS encoding MmgE/PrpD family protein; the encoded protein is MQADSIDADALRSGTLTRTLARFVADTLWRDLPANVRNEAKRSLVNYFAVALAGSHDPTVDKAVNVYQRFRADENASIAGRSERTDMLNAAALNAMSANVYDFDDTHIPTIIHPTAPVAAALFALAESHAMSGEALLLAFVLGVEVECRIGNAVSPEHYQRGWHITSTCGVFGAAAAVAKALELDEQHIAWALGNASVQTGGLVETLGTMSKSISVGNAARNGLLSALLAEDGFSGPDAPLEGERGFLRVTASQPSWSALTRELGHEWELLKNTYKPYPCGVVLNPVIEACLDLRRDARWSLGDIEQIELTGHPLLRERTDRPGVRTGRESQVSAQHAVAVVLSRGKAGLDEFSDAAVADASLHEAGKRLRFIDDPSWPVESAQVTIILRSGERIAHRVHAARGSLAAPLANVELADKLHRLAAHSRSGVDAQALIDRLWKFETEQDAAAVMRLARARGSN